CACTGGTCGTCCAGGGTTTTGGTCTGCCACCCGCCGGTGTTCACCATCGGCTCGATGGCCATCACCCAGCCCTCCTCCATGACCGGGCCCCGGCCCGCCTTGCCGTAGTTGGGCACCTGGGGGTCCTCGTGTAGCGAGCGGCCGATGCCGTGCCCGACGAACTCCCTGACGACGCTCATCCCGGCGTCCTCGATGACCTCCTGGATGGCGTGGCCGACGTCCCCCAGTCGGTTGCCCGGCCTGCAGCAGGCAATGCCGGCAGCCAGGGCGTCCTGGGTCACCTGGAGCAGCCTGCGGGCCTCCTCCGAGACCTTCCCGACGGGGAACGTGTACGCGCTGTCGGCGTGCCACCCCTCGAGGATCAGCCCGAAGTCGGCGGAGAAGATGTCGCCCTCCTTCAGCTTGCGGCCGTCGGGGATCCCGTGGACCACCATCTCGTTCGGTGACGCGCAGATGCTGGCCGGAAAGCCGCGGTAGCCGAGAAACGAGG
This genomic interval from Actinomycetota bacterium contains the following:
- the map gene encoding type I methionyl aminopeptidase, whose product is MIVRKTPEQVDLMARAGRVLAEVIREMGEVIRPGVTLKELDEMAERSMRLRGAVPSFLGYRGFPASICASPNEMVVHGIPDGRKLKEGDIFSADFGLILEGWHADSAYTFPVGKVSEEARRLLQVTQDALAAGIACCRPGNRLGDVGHAIQEVIEDAGMSVVREFVGHGIGRSLHEDPQVPNYGKAGRGPVMEEGWVMAIEPMVNTGGWQTKTLDDQWGVVTADGSLSAHFEHTVAVTVDGPRILTAL